The following proteins are encoded in a genomic region of Enoplosus armatus isolate fEnoArm2 chromosome 11, fEnoArm2.hap1, whole genome shotgun sequence:
- the LOC139292765 gene encoding glutamate decarboxylase 1 isoform X1 gives MAASAPSSSGSEPDPNSTNLRPPGSSYDAWCGVAHGCTRKLGMKICGFLQKNNSLEERSRIVSSFKERTAKNLLSCDNTGGDARFRRTETDFSNLFARDLLPAKNGEEQTMQFLLEVVEILTNYVRKTFDRSTKVLDFHHPHQLLEGMEGFNLELSDQPESLEQILVDCRDTLKYGVRTGHPRFFNQLSTGLDIVGLAGEWLTSTANTNMFTYEIAPVFVLMEQLTLKKMKEIIGWPVGEGDGIFSPGGAISNMYSVMIARYKFFPEVKTKGMAAAPRLVLFTSEHSHYSIKKASAALGFGTENLILLNTDERGRVIPADLEAKVIEAKQKGYVPMFVNATAGTTVYGAFDPINEIADICEKYNMWLHVDGAWGGGLLMSRKHRHKLNGVERANSVTWNPHKMMGVPLQCSAILVRERGLLQGCNSMCAGYLFQPDKQYDVSYDTGDKAIQCGRHVDIFKFWLMWKAKGTIGFEQHIDKCLDLSAYLYNKIKHREGYEMVFDGEPQHTNVCFWYIPPSLRGLPDGDERRERLHKVAPKIKAMMMESGTTMVGYQPQGDKVNFFRMVISNPAATRSDIDFLIEELERLGNDL, from the exons ATGGCGGCGTCTgcaccctcctcctctggcaGCGAACCGGATCCCAACTCGACAAATTTACGACCACCGGGCTCAA gCTATGATGCTTGGTGTGGAGTTGCTCATGGATGTACTAGAAAATTGGGAATGAAGATATGTG GGTTTTTGCAGAAGAACAACAgtctggaggagaggagcaggattGTGAGTTCCTTCAAGGAGCGCACAGCCAAGAACCTGCTGTCCTGCGACAACACCGGAGGAGATGCCCGTTTCAGACGCACCGAGACCGACTTCTCCAATCTGTTCGCCAGAG atcTGTTGCCTGCCAAAAATGGAGAGGAGCAGACCATGCAGTTCTTGCTGGAGGTCGTGGAAATCCTCACCAATTACGTACGGAAGACCTTTGACAGATCCACCAAGGTCCTGGACTTCCACCACCCCCACCAGCTGCTGGAGGGCATGGAGGGCTTCAACCTGGAGCTCTCTGACCAGCCCGAGTCCCTGGAGCAGATCCTGGTGGACTGCAGGGACACCCTGAAATATGGAGTGAGAACAG GTCACCCCAGGTTCTTTAATCAGCTGTCCACTGGATTAGACATTGTTGGGCTGGCAGGAGAGTGGCTCACCTCTACAGCCAACACTAACAT GTTTACCTACGAGATCgctcctgtctttgtgctcaTGGAGCAGCTGACtctgaaaaagatgaaagagatcATTGGCTGGCCTGTTGGAGAGGGCGATGGAATATTTTCTCCAG GAGGAGCCATCTCCAACATGTACAGTGTGATGATCGCCAGGTACAAGTTCTTCCCTGAAGTCAAGACCAAAGGCATGGCAGCTGCACCCAGACTGGTCCTCTTCACCTCAGAGCAT AGCCACTATTCCATCAAGAAAGCCAGTGCAGCTCTGGGCTTCGGGACAGAGAACCTGATCCTTTTGAACACAGATGAGAG aGGGAGAGTCATTCCTGCCGATTTGGAAGCCAAAGTAATAGAGGCCAAGCAAAAG GGCTATGTTCCGATGTTTGTGAATGCCACCGCTGGTACCACCGTCTACGGAGCCTTTGATCCCATCAATGAAATTGCAGACATCTGTGAAAAGTACAACATGTGGCTTCATGTGGAC GGTGCATGGGGAGGAGGTTTGCTAATGTCCAGGAAACACAGGCACAAGCTGAATGGAGTAGAGAG GGCCAACTCAGTCACCTGGAACCCTCATAAAATGATGGGAGTGCCGCTGCAGTGCTCAGCCATTCTGGtcagagagagg GGATTATTACAAGGCTGCAACTCCATGTGCGCCGGTTACCTCTTCCAGCCAGATAAACAGTACGATGTTTCGTACGACACAGGTGACAAGGCCATTCAGTGTGGACGGCATGTCGATATCTTCAAGTTCTGGCTTATGTGGAAGGCAAAG GGAACAATAGGATTTGAACAGCATATTGACAAGTGCCTGGATCTGTCAGCGTACCtctacaataaaataaaacacagagagggctACGAGATGGTGTTCGACGGAGAG CCGCAGCACActaatgtgtgtttctggtATATCCCACCGAGCCTGCGCGGCTTGCCTGATGGTGACGAGAGGCGGGAGAGGTTGCACAAG GTGGCCCCAAAGATCAAGGCAATGATGATGGAGTCTGGGACTACGATGGTGGGTTACCAGCCACAAGGAGACAAAGTCAACTTCTTCCGCATGGTCATTTCCAACCCCGCTGCTACCAGGTCAGACATCGACTTCCTGATCGAGGAGCTCGAGCGACTGGGGAATGACTTGTAA
- the LOC139292765 gene encoding glutamate decarboxylase 1 isoform X2, giving the protein MAASAPSSSGSEPDPNSTNLRPPGYDAWCGVAHGCTRKLGMKICGFLQKNNSLEERSRIVSSFKERTAKNLLSCDNTGGDARFRRTETDFSNLFARDLLPAKNGEEQTMQFLLEVVEILTNYVRKTFDRSTKVLDFHHPHQLLEGMEGFNLELSDQPESLEQILVDCRDTLKYGVRTGHPRFFNQLSTGLDIVGLAGEWLTSTANTNMFTYEIAPVFVLMEQLTLKKMKEIIGWPVGEGDGIFSPGGAISNMYSVMIARYKFFPEVKTKGMAAAPRLVLFTSEHSHYSIKKASAALGFGTENLILLNTDERGRVIPADLEAKVIEAKQKGYVPMFVNATAGTTVYGAFDPINEIADICEKYNMWLHVDGAWGGGLLMSRKHRHKLNGVERANSVTWNPHKMMGVPLQCSAILVRERGLLQGCNSMCAGYLFQPDKQYDVSYDTGDKAIQCGRHVDIFKFWLMWKAKGTIGFEQHIDKCLDLSAYLYNKIKHREGYEMVFDGEPQHTNVCFWYIPPSLRGLPDGDERRERLHKVAPKIKAMMMESGTTMVGYQPQGDKVNFFRMVISNPAATRSDIDFLIEELERLGNDL; this is encoded by the exons ATGGCGGCGTCTgcaccctcctcctctggcaGCGAACCGGATCCCAACTCGACAAATTTACGACCACCGG gCTATGATGCTTGGTGTGGAGTTGCTCATGGATGTACTAGAAAATTGGGAATGAAGATATGTG GGTTTTTGCAGAAGAACAACAgtctggaggagaggagcaggattGTGAGTTCCTTCAAGGAGCGCACAGCCAAGAACCTGCTGTCCTGCGACAACACCGGAGGAGATGCCCGTTTCAGACGCACCGAGACCGACTTCTCCAATCTGTTCGCCAGAG atcTGTTGCCTGCCAAAAATGGAGAGGAGCAGACCATGCAGTTCTTGCTGGAGGTCGTGGAAATCCTCACCAATTACGTACGGAAGACCTTTGACAGATCCACCAAGGTCCTGGACTTCCACCACCCCCACCAGCTGCTGGAGGGCATGGAGGGCTTCAACCTGGAGCTCTCTGACCAGCCCGAGTCCCTGGAGCAGATCCTGGTGGACTGCAGGGACACCCTGAAATATGGAGTGAGAACAG GTCACCCCAGGTTCTTTAATCAGCTGTCCACTGGATTAGACATTGTTGGGCTGGCAGGAGAGTGGCTCACCTCTACAGCCAACACTAACAT GTTTACCTACGAGATCgctcctgtctttgtgctcaTGGAGCAGCTGACtctgaaaaagatgaaagagatcATTGGCTGGCCTGTTGGAGAGGGCGATGGAATATTTTCTCCAG GAGGAGCCATCTCCAACATGTACAGTGTGATGATCGCCAGGTACAAGTTCTTCCCTGAAGTCAAGACCAAAGGCATGGCAGCTGCACCCAGACTGGTCCTCTTCACCTCAGAGCAT AGCCACTATTCCATCAAGAAAGCCAGTGCAGCTCTGGGCTTCGGGACAGAGAACCTGATCCTTTTGAACACAGATGAGAG aGGGAGAGTCATTCCTGCCGATTTGGAAGCCAAAGTAATAGAGGCCAAGCAAAAG GGCTATGTTCCGATGTTTGTGAATGCCACCGCTGGTACCACCGTCTACGGAGCCTTTGATCCCATCAATGAAATTGCAGACATCTGTGAAAAGTACAACATGTGGCTTCATGTGGAC GGTGCATGGGGAGGAGGTTTGCTAATGTCCAGGAAACACAGGCACAAGCTGAATGGAGTAGAGAG GGCCAACTCAGTCACCTGGAACCCTCATAAAATGATGGGAGTGCCGCTGCAGTGCTCAGCCATTCTGGtcagagagagg GGATTATTACAAGGCTGCAACTCCATGTGCGCCGGTTACCTCTTCCAGCCAGATAAACAGTACGATGTTTCGTACGACACAGGTGACAAGGCCATTCAGTGTGGACGGCATGTCGATATCTTCAAGTTCTGGCTTATGTGGAAGGCAAAG GGAACAATAGGATTTGAACAGCATATTGACAAGTGCCTGGATCTGTCAGCGTACCtctacaataaaataaaacacagagagggctACGAGATGGTGTTCGACGGAGAG CCGCAGCACActaatgtgtgtttctggtATATCCCACCGAGCCTGCGCGGCTTGCCTGATGGTGACGAGAGGCGGGAGAGGTTGCACAAG GTGGCCCCAAAGATCAAGGCAATGATGATGGAGTCTGGGACTACGATGGTGGGTTACCAGCCACAAGGAGACAAAGTCAACTTCTTCCGCATGGTCATTTCCAACCCCGCTGCTACCAGGTCAGACATCGACTTCCTGATCGAGGAGCTCGAGCGACTGGGGAATGACTTGTAA